The nucleotide sequence GCAGGCTGTCTGCGATGGGCATGCCGGCCTCGCGGCCGAGAAAGGCAAAGCCGGTCGAGATACGGCGGGCCGAGAGGTTGGTGACGGTGTTGGACCAGAGGAAGGCGATGACCGCGACCGCGATCCCGACGACAAGAAGCTGCCAGAATAGGCCCTTGAGCTCTCGGCGTCCCCATGCGCCGAAAAAACTGCGGCGCGGCGGCGGTCTGGGATGATCGGTGGTCACAGCACAAAAATCCTTCGTCAGAGGCGGCGATTTCCGGCAGCGTACGTCAACTGTTGCACCAATCTGCAATTCGTGCAACAAATGTTTCATGGTCGAGCCCGCGAAATCCTCGCCCTTGAGCGAACTCTGCAGCGCATTGCCATCGCTCCCCCTGCGATTGCAGGAGGTCGGGCGTTTCGTGGCGGCCAATGATTACGACGCCACCACCCGTTCGATGCGCGATCTCGCGGCGGAAGCCGGCGCCGATCCCGCCGCATTCACGCGTCTTGCCAAGGCGATCGGCTATTCCGGCTGGGAGGAGTTGCGCGCAGCGCTGACGGAGGCCCGGCGGCCGTCGCAGACCTCCCCCTTCTCCGGACGCGCCAAAAGTCGTCGCCATGGCCCCAACGCCGATGTCACGCTCGTCACCGACAAACTGAAGGCAGAGGCCGCCGGTCTTCCGCGGATCCCGGCTCAATCGATCGCGGATGCCGCCCGCGCGCTCCACAGCGCAAAGCGGATCTGGATCGCGGGCTATCGTAGCTGCCGCAGTGTCGCGGAACTGCTCAACTACGAGCTACGGCTGTTCCGACCCGATCAGGTGCAGATCGTCGGCGGCTCCGGGCCCGATGACCTCGATCTCGGCGCCTTCCGCCCCGGCGAAGCCGTCATCGTCATCGGCTTCATGCCCTATACCCACGCGAGCGTCCGTGTCGCACGGGCCGCCTACCGTGCCGGTGCGACGCTGATAGCGATCGCCGATAGCGTGTCGGCGCCAATGGCCGAGGGCGCCGATCAGGTGCTGCTGTTCGAAGCGGCTTCGCCGCCCGGCTTCTTTCCGAGCCTCACCGGCGCCATCGCAATCGCACAATCGCTGGCGGCGGTGACGTTCTCGCTCGGCGGCATGACCGCGAAGAAACGCCTTGAGGACACCGAGGCGCGGCTTGCCGCAGCCTCCACCTACGTCTCAGAGAAAGGTTGACCATGGCCGTTCGCACCAGCCGCGTGCTGCACCGTTCGTTGCGCGAAACGCCACCCAAGGCGATCGGCGGCGAAGGCGTCTATCTCTTTGCCGAGGACGGCCGGCGCGTGATCGACGCTTCCGGCGGCGCAGCCGTTTCCTGCCTCGGCCACCAGCATCCACGCGTGATTGCGGCGATAGCTAAGCAGACCTCGACCTTGGCCTATGCCCACACGGCGTTCTTCTCGTCCGAGCCGGCGGAAGCGCTGGCCGAGATGCTCGTCGGCCATGAGCCCGGCGGCCTCGCCTACGCCTATTTCGTCAGCGGCGGATCGGAGGCAATCGAAGCCAGCATCAAGCTTGCGCGGCAATACTTCATCGAGCGTGGCGAGCCGCAGCGGCAGCATTTCATCGCGCGCCGGCAGAGCTATCACGGCAACACGCTCGGTGCGCTCGCCGCCGGCGGCAATGCCTGGCGCCGCGCGCCCTATGCGCCGCTGCTCTCGGCCGCGTTCAGCCATGTGGCGCCGGCCTTCGCCTATCACGAGAAGCACGACGGCGAGTCGGATGCCCAATTCGTGGCGCGGCTTGCCGCCGAGTTAGAGGCCGAATTTCAGCGGCTCGGCCCCGACACCGTCGCGGCGTTTCTCGCCGAGCCCGTCGTCGGCGCCACTGCGGGCGCCGTGACGGCACCGGACGGCTACTTCAGGGCGGTGCGCGAGATCTGCGAGCGGCACGGCGCGCTGCTCATCCTAGACGAGGTTATGAGTGGCATGGGCCGCACCGGCACCACGCATGCCTGGGAGCAGGAGGGCATCGCACCCGACATCCAGGCGATCGCAAAGGGGCTCGGCGGCGGCTATCAGCCGATCGGCGCGATGCTCGCGAGCGGCAAGATCATCGAGACGATTCGCGCGGGAAGCGGCGCTTTCCAGCACGGCCATACCTACCTCGCCCATCCCCTCGCCTGCGCGGCCGCGCTCGCGGTGCAGGAGGTGATCCGCGAGGATCGCCTGCTCGACCGGGTGAAGGAGCGTGGCAAGCAGCTCGAGCAGCGCCTCATCGAGCGCTTCGGAAATCACCGCCATGTCGGCGATATCAGAGGCCGGGGCCTGTTCTGGGCAATCGAGCTCGTCGCCGATCGCGCCAGCCGCACCTCGTTCGATCCCGCGCTCAAGCTGCACCAGAAGATCAAGGCCGAGGCTTTTGCCAACGGGCTCGGCTGCTATCCCGGCGGCGGCACCGTGGATGGTGTTCGCGGCGACCATGTGTTGCTGGCCCCGCCCTATATCGCCTCCGCGGAGGAGATCGACCTGATCGTCGACAAGCTCGGCACGGCCGTCGACAACGTGTTGCGTAATGTCAATCACTGAGGGGAGACTAGTATGATGAGGAAAGTGGTTATCGCGGCAGGTGTTTTCGTGGCATCGACGGCGATGGCGTCGGCCGCGACGCTGGATACGGTGAAGAGCCGCGGCACGCTGGTGTGCGGCGTCAGCACCGGGTTTGCCGGCTTCTCCGCGCCGGACTCGCAAGGCAACTTCAAGGGCCTCGACGTCGACTATTGCCGCGCGCTCGCGGCCGGCGTGCTCGGCGATCCCAACAAGGTACGCTACGTCGCGCTGACCGCGCAGAACCGCTTCACCGCACTGCAATCGGGCGAGATCGACGTGCTCTACCGCAACTCGACGCAGACCTATTTGCGCGGCGTCACGCTCGGCCTCCGCCAGGGCCCGATCAACTTCTACGACGGCCAGGGTTTTGTCGTGAAGAAGGATCTCGGCGTGAAGGAGCTCAAGGATCTGAAGGGCGCTACCGTCTGCGTCGCGCAAGGCACCACCCATGAGGTCACGCTCGGCGACTACGGCCGCGCCAACGGCATCGACTGGAAGCCCTTGGTGTTCGATCGCGTCGACACCATGTACCAGACCTTCTTCGGCGGCCGCTGCGATGCCATGACCCAGGACGCTTCCGCGCTCGCCGGCGCGGTGACCACAGCAGCGCCAAACCCGGCCGACTACGTCGTGCTGCCGCAGACCATCAGCAAGGAGCCGCTCGGGCCCTTCACCCGCAACGGCGACGAGGTCTGGAGCGATATCATCACCTGGCTGCATTACGGACTGATCGAGGCCGAGGAACTCGGCGTGATGCAGGCCAATGTGGAGGAGATGACGAAGTCGAGCACGCCCGCGATCCAGCGCCTGCTCGGCGCTTCCGGCGACCTCGGCTCGCGACTGGGGCTCGATAACAAGTGGCTGGTCGCGGCGATCAAGGCCGGTGGCAATTACGGCGAGATCTATGACCGCAACGTCGGCAAGGCGAGCCCGCTCAAGCTCGAGCGCGGCCTCAACGGGCTCTGGAGCAAGGGCGGTTTGATGTACGCCATCCCGTTCAAGTAGACACTCGCGTGTGTCCCCGGACGCGCTGCAGCGTGTAACGCTGCTGCGCTGAGCCGGGACCTAGTGGCCACGAATGAGTCCCGGCTCAGCAGCGCAATACTGCGCATTGCGCTGCGTCCGGGGCGCGATACCTTCGCCAGGTAACAAGGTTCAATGACGACGCCTCCTCGCATCGCCCTCATCCACGCCCTCAAGCATTCCATCGCGCCGATCGAGGCTGCGTTCGCAAAGGCCTGGCCGCAGGCGCGGCTGATGAACCTGCTCGATGACAGCCTTTCGGCAGACCTGGCGCACGACGGCGAGCTCAGCGACGCCATGACCGAGCGCTTCCTCGCGCTCGGCGATTATGCGGTGGCGACGGGGGCAAACGCGATCCTGTTCACTTGCTCGGCCTTCGGTCCCTGCATCGAGGCGGTGGCGCGCGCGCATGCACCGATGCCGGTGCTCAAGCCCAACGAGGCGATGATCGAGCGAGCCGTGACGATGGGCAGGCGGATCGGCCTGCTCTCGACCTTCCCGCCAACGCTGGTCTCGATGCCGCCGGAGTTTCCGGCCTCGGTCCAGGTCGTACCGAAGCTCGCCGAGGGCGCGCTGGCCGCGCTCGACCGCGGCGACCGCGCCGAGCATGACCGGCTGATCGCTCAGGCTTCGCGGGACTTGCGCGACTGCGACGTCGTCGCGCTCGCGCAGTTCAGCATCGCCGCCACGGCGCCGCTGGTCGCGGAGGCAACCGGGCGGCCCGTCGTGACCACACCGGACAGCGCGGTCGAGAAGCTGATGACGCTGCTTGGCGCGAAGGCTTAAGCGCTGGCCTTGTTCCGGCGCCGCGCGTCCTTGATCGCGGCCGCAAGCGCAGTCTTCGTCTCGTTGACGAAATCCTCGACGAGTTCTTCACGCGTGGCATGCGCCGCCTCCCCGGTGAACAGGCCCTGCTCGGCCAGCATCACTACGCCGTGCAGCGCCGCCCAGATCTTGAGCGCCTGCCGCTCGCGCAAGTAACCCACAGCCGGTGCATCCAGAGCTTCGATCACGAGTGCGAAGGTCTCGCGCGTGGCCTCATGCAGCTCGCTGCCCTTGGCCGCGCATGACACTGTGCGCGATGCGAACATCAGACGATAGATGCCGTTGCGGCGGAGGCCGAAATCGAGCGTCGCCTGGGCCAGCCGGGATAGTTTCGACTGCTTAGACGGCTTCGCCATCGCCGCGCGCAGCACGGCGGTGAATTGCCGGAACGCCTCAGTCGTCACCGCCGCGAGCAGCGCCTCGCGGTCGGCGAAATGCCGGTACGGTGCCGGCTGCGAGACGCCGAGCTCTTTCGCCAGCGCCTTGATGCTGATCGCCTCGGCTCCGGCCTGCTCCGCTTCGCGCAAGGCGGCCTTGATCAGAGCGTCGCGGAGATCGCCGTGATGATAGGTGTTCTGCGGCTTGCGGACGAGTTGTGACGGCATGTTGACGCGAAACCTATAAGTTTGCGCT is from Bradyrhizobium sp. ISRA430 and encodes:
- a CDS encoding MurR/RpiR family transcriptional regulator, with the protein product MVEPAKSSPLSELCSALPSLPLRLQEVGRFVAANDYDATTRSMRDLAAEAGADPAAFTRLAKAIGYSGWEELRAALTEARRPSQTSPFSGRAKSRRHGPNADVTLVTDKLKAEAAGLPRIPAQSIADAARALHSAKRIWIAGYRSCRSVAELLNYELRLFRPDQVQIVGGSGPDDLDLGAFRPGEAVIVIGFMPYTHASVRVARAAYRAGATLIAIADSVSAPMAEGADQVLLFEAASPPGFFPSLTGAIAIAQSLAAVTFSLGGMTAKKRLEDTEARLAAASTYVSEKG
- a CDS encoding aspartate aminotransferase family protein; amino-acid sequence: MAVRTSRVLHRSLRETPPKAIGGEGVYLFAEDGRRVIDASGGAAVSCLGHQHPRVIAAIAKQTSTLAYAHTAFFSSEPAEALAEMLVGHEPGGLAYAYFVSGGSEAIEASIKLARQYFIERGEPQRQHFIARRQSYHGNTLGALAAGGNAWRRAPYAPLLSAAFSHVAPAFAYHEKHDGESDAQFVARLAAELEAEFQRLGPDTVAAFLAEPVVGATAGAVTAPDGYFRAVREICERHGALLILDEVMSGMGRTGTTHAWEQEGIAPDIQAIAKGLGGGYQPIGAMLASGKIIETIRAGSGAFQHGHTYLAHPLACAAALAVQEVIREDRLLDRVKERGKQLEQRLIERFGNHRHVGDIRGRGLFWAIELVADRASRTSFDPALKLHQKIKAEAFANGLGCYPGGGTVDGVRGDHVLLAPPYIASAEEIDLIVDKLGTAVDNVLRNVNH
- a CDS encoding amino acid ABC transporter substrate-binding protein produces the protein MMRKVVIAAGVFVASTAMASAATLDTVKSRGTLVCGVSTGFAGFSAPDSQGNFKGLDVDYCRALAAGVLGDPNKVRYVALTAQNRFTALQSGEIDVLYRNSTQTYLRGVTLGLRQGPINFYDGQGFVVKKDLGVKELKDLKGATVCVAQGTTHEVTLGDYGRANGIDWKPLVFDRVDTMYQTFFGGRCDAMTQDASALAGAVTTAAPNPADYVVLPQTISKEPLGPFTRNGDEVWSDIITWLHYGLIEAEELGVMQANVEEMTKSSTPAIQRLLGASGDLGSRLGLDNKWLVAAIKAGGNYGEIYDRNVGKASPLKLERGLNGLWSKGGLMYAIPFK
- a CDS encoding aspartate/glutamate racemase family protein → MTTPPRIALIHALKHSIAPIEAAFAKAWPQARLMNLLDDSLSADLAHDGELSDAMTERFLALGDYAVATGANAILFTCSAFGPCIEAVARAHAPMPVLKPNEAMIERAVTMGRRIGLLSTFPPTLVSMPPEFPASVQVVPKLAEGALAALDRGDRAEHDRLIAQASRDLRDCDVVALAQFSIAATAPLVAEATGRPVVTTPDSAVEKLMTLLGAKA
- a CDS encoding TetR/AcrR family transcriptional regulator, whose translation is MPSQLVRKPQNTYHHGDLRDALIKAALREAEQAGAEAISIKALAKELGVSQPAPYRHFADREALLAAVTTEAFRQFTAVLRAAMAKPSKQSKLSRLAQATLDFGLRRNGIYRLMFASRTVSCAAKGSELHEATRETFALVIEALDAPAVGYLRERQALKIWAALHGVVMLAEQGLFTGEAAHATREELVEDFVNETKTALAAAIKDARRRNKASA